CCATCCGCTTCGGCAGCAACCGCAGCTACATGAACGAGCGGACGGCCCTGCACGAGATCTCCCACACCCTCGGCGTGGGACTGAGCGGGGGCTGGTCCCGCCTGGGCGGCAGCGGCACCTGGACCGGAGGCCAGGCCACCGCCCTCGTCAAGCAGTACGACGGCTCCGGCGCCAAGATCTCCACCGGCGGCGGTCACTTCTGGCCCTACGGCCTGAACTACGACAACGAGTGGTCGGGCACGGCGGCCGACCGCCACGTCCACATCGTCGCCGCGATGGTCCGCGACGGCCTGTAGACCCACCTCGCAAGGCCGGACCACCTCGCAAGGCCGGACCACCTCGCAAGGCCGGACCACCTCGCAAGGCCGGACCACCTCGCAAGGCCGGACCACCTCGCAAGGCCGGACCACCTCGCAGGGCCCGGACCACCTCGCGAGGCTTGGACCACCTCGCTTGGCCGGCCGGCGCTCAGCCCAGGTGCGTCGGCGCGAACATCCGCAGCACGGCCGGGAGCAGGACCACCGAGGGCCCGGGCGCGGCAAGCGCCCTGGCGAGGTCCTGCTCCAGGTTCTCCGGAGTCGTCCGCACCCCGGGGACACCGAAGGACTCCGCCAGGGCCACGTAGTCGGGCCGGGTCAGTTCCGTCGCGGTCGCCTCGCCGAACGCGTCGGTCATGTACTCGCGCAGGATGCCGTAGCCACCGTCGTCGACGATCAGCCAGGTGACGTTCAGGTCGTACTGGCGGGCCGTCGCCAGCTCGGCGATCGAGTACAGGGCCCCGCCGTCGCCGGAGACCGCGAGGACCGGCCGGGTCGGGTCGGCCGCCGCCGCGCCGAGTGCCGCCGGGAAGGCGTAGCCGAGGCCGCCCGCGCCCTGCGCGGAGTGCATGTGGTTGGGGCCCTTGGCGTCGAAGGCCGACCACGCCCAGTACGCCAGGATGGTCATGTCCCAGAAGGACGGGGAGTCGCCCGGCAGCGCCCTGCGCACGGACGCCAGGACGTCCTGCTCCAGGGTGAGTTCCTGGGTGGCGATGCGGTCGGCGACCTTGGCGAGCACCTCCCGGACCCGAACGGCGGCCGTCGCGTCCTCGCGGGCCGGCACCGTCTCCAGCAGGGCCTGCAACGCGAGCCGCGCGTCGGCGTGGATGCCCAACGCCGGGTGGTTGGACTCCAGCTTGCCGAGGTCGGCCTCGATCTGGACGACCCGGCCGCGCGGCTTGAACGTGTGGTAGTTCGAGGAGAGTTCGCCGAGGCCCGATCCGACGACCAGGAGGACGTCGGCGTCCTCCAGGAAGTCGGTGGTGTGCCGGTCCTCGATCCACGACTGGAGCGACAGCGGGTGCGTCCAGGGGAACGCGCCCTTGCCGCCGGGGGTGGTGACGACCGGCGCCCGGAGCCGCTCCGCCAGCTGCTTCAGCTTGCCGGAGGCGTCCGCCCGGACCACTCCCCCGCCCGCGATGATCGCCGGACGGGCGGCCTTGGACAGCAGGTCGGCGGCCACCGCCGTCAGTTCGGGACGGGGCGGCAGCTCCTCGGGGAAGGCGTCGCCGCCCGTCACCACCGGGATCACCGTCTGCGCGAGCAGCATGTCCTGGGGGATCTCCACCCACACCGGGCCGTGCGGGGCGCTCAGCGCCGACTTCCAGGCCGCCTCGATCGCGGAGGGGATCTGGGACTGAGTGCGGACGGTGTGGACGGACTTGACCACGCCCCGGAACGAGGCGGCCTGGTCCGGGAGTTCGTGGAGGTAGCCGCGGCGTCCGCCGCCGAGGCCCGCCGTCGGGACCTGGCTGCTGATCGCCAGCACGGGCGCGGAGGCCGCCGCCGCCTCCTGGAGCGCGGCGAGCGAGGTCAGGGCGCCCGGCCCCGTCGACAGCAGCAGCGGCGCGGCCTCACCGGTGATCCGGCCGTACGCGTCCGCCGCGAATCCGGCGTTGTTCTCCACCCGCAGGCCGAGGTACCTGAGGTCGGAGCGGCGCAGCGCGTCGAACATGCCGAGGGCGTGCTGGCCGGGCAGCCCGAAGACGGTCGTGGCGCCCAGCCCGGCCAGTGTCTCCACGACCAGGTCTCCGCCGGTGCGGCCGGGAGGAGGGTTCAGGGCGGCCTCCGTCTGGGCGGGCGTGGGGCGGAGCACCAGGTCGTGGTCGTGAGTCACTTCGCTTCCGAGTCCTTCCGGGCCGCGGCGATCTGGCGCGACATGATCGTGGTCAGTTCGTACGCCGTGTGGGACGCGGCCACCGACGTGATCTCGGCGTGATCGTACGCGGGGGCCACCTCGACGACGTCCGCGGAGACCAGGTTGCAGGACGCCAGGCCGCGCAGGATCTCCAGCAGTTCGCGCGAGGTCATGCCGCCGGCCTCGGGGGTGCCGGTGCCGGGGGCGTGGGCCGGGTCGAGGCAGTCGATGTCGATGGAGATGTACAGCGGGCGGTCGCCGATGCGCTGGCGGAGCTGGTCGGCGACCTCGTCGGCGCCGCGCCGGTAGACGTCGGCCGAGGTGACGATGCCGAAGCCCATCTTCTCGTCGTCGGTGAGGTCCTGCTTGCCGTAGAGCGGGCCGCGGGTGCCGACGTGGGACAGGGCGGAGGTGTCGAGGATGCCCTCCTCGACCGCGCGGCGGAACGGGGTGCCGTGCGTGTACTCGGCGCCGAAGTAGGTGTCCCAGGTGTCGAGGTGGGCGTCGAAGTGCAGCAGGGCCACCGGGCCGTGCTTCTTCGCCACCGACCGCAGCAGGGGCAGCGCGATGGTGTGGTCGCCGCCGAGGGTCATCAGGCGGGCGCCCGTGCCGAGCAGGTCGTCCGCCGCCGCCTCGACGGTCTCGACGGCCTCGTTGATGTTGAACGGGTTCACGGCGATGTCGCCGCCGTCCGCGACCTGGGCGAGGGCGAACGGGGAGGCGTCCTGCGCCGGGTTGTACGGGCGCAGCAGCCGGGACGCCTCACGGATCGCGTTGCCGCCGAAGCGGGCGCCCGGCCGGTACGAGACACCGGAGTCGAACGGCACGCCCACCACGGCGACATCGGCCCGGCCGACCTCGTCCAGCCGGGGCAGCCGGGCGAAGGTCGCCGGGCCCGCGTACCGCGGAACGCGGGAGGAGTCGACGGGCCCGCGCGGAGTCTCGTTGCCACTCATGAAGAGATGCCTTCTTTCCTGCGCTTCATCGCGTATGTACTGCTTGCTCTACGTCTCAGAACTCGCTCTTCGCTCGGTGTCGCGGGCGGGTGACGAGGACTGAGTGACGAGGACTGACCATAGGTGGCCGGAAAGCGACTGCGAAGTGTACGTTTCATCTATTCGAGCCATGCTGGATGGAGGGAACGCACACCACCATGCCGGACGCCCCGGCGGTCCCGCCGACTCCACCCACTCCACCTGTACCGCTGACCGCACTGCTGGCCCGCGAGGACCTGGCACTGCGGCACATCGCGGGGCCGTCCGCCGAGGGCGTCGTCGTCCACTGGGTGCACACCTCGGAGATGGCGGACCCGTATCCGTATCTGCTGGGCGGGGAACTGCTGCTCACGGCGGGCGTGCACATCCCGGAGGCGGCGGGACCGGGGACCGCGTACTTCGACGACTACGCCTCCCGGATCGTGGCGGCGGGCGGCGCGGCCCTGGGTTTCGGGCTGGCGCCGGTGCACGACACGGTGCCGGAGGCGCT
This is a stretch of genomic DNA from Streptomyces hawaiiensis. It encodes these proteins:
- the speB gene encoding agmatinase; this encodes MSGNETPRGPVDSSRVPRYAGPATFARLPRLDEVGRADVAVVGVPFDSGVSYRPGARFGGNAIREASRLLRPYNPAQDASPFALAQVADGGDIAVNPFNINEAVETVEAAADDLLGTGARLMTLGGDHTIALPLLRSVAKKHGPVALLHFDAHLDTWDTYFGAEYTHGTPFRRAVEEGILDTSALSHVGTRGPLYGKQDLTDDEKMGFGIVTSADVYRRGADEVADQLRQRIGDRPLYISIDIDCLDPAHAPGTGTPEAGGMTSRELLEILRGLASCNLVSADVVEVAPAYDHAEITSVAASHTAYELTTIMSRQIAAARKDSEAK
- a CDS encoding thiamine pyrophosphate-binding protein, with product MTHDHDLVLRPTPAQTEAALNPPPGRTGGDLVVETLAGLGATTVFGLPGQHALGMFDALRRSDLRYLGLRVENNAGFAADAYGRITGEAAPLLLSTGPGALTSLAALQEAAAASAPVLAISSQVPTAGLGGGRRGYLHELPDQAASFRGVVKSVHTVRTQSQIPSAIEAAWKSALSAPHGPVWVEIPQDMLLAQTVIPVVTGGDAFPEELPPRPELTAVAADLLSKAARPAIIAGGGVVRADASGKLKQLAERLRAPVVTTPGGKGAFPWTHPLSLQSWIEDRHTTDFLEDADVLLVVGSGLGELSSNYHTFKPRGRVVQIEADLGKLESNHPALGIHADARLALQALLETVPAREDATAAVRVREVLAKVADRIATQELTLEQDVLASVRRALPGDSPSFWDMTILAYWAWSAFDAKGPNHMHSAQGAGGLGYAFPAALGAAAADPTRPVLAVSGDGGALYSIAELATARQYDLNVTWLIVDDGGYGILREYMTDAFGEATATELTRPDYVALAESFGVPGVRTTPENLEQDLARALAAPGPSVVLLPAVLRMFAPTHLG